Proteins encoded by one window of Anopheles maculipalpis chromosome 2RL, idAnoMacuDA_375_x, whole genome shotgun sequence:
- the LOC126558168 gene encoding acyl-CoA Delta-9 desaturase, which translates to MAPNVLGNTILLAEACIEQEDRNNNNASVGGTQQYKNKSFLNVPPKPTTTVTDEIKPTDVAKLSGASTGRRYHHVYVWRNIIAFVYLHLGFLYGSYLLVTSAKWSTFFLALILGSCGALGITAGAHRLWSHRAYKAKWPLRLFLMLAQTLAFQNSVYEWVRDHRVHHKFTDTDADPHNATRGFFFSHIGWLMVKKHPDVKTRGQAVDMSDLEQDAIVMFQKRYYALLMPLFCFVLPTFLAYYYLDETFSNAWYVVAIFRYVLSLNATWLVNSAAHIWGTKPYDRNISPTNNTFVAIAAYGEGWHNYHHVFPWDYKTSELGTYSTNFTTAAIDFFARIGWAYDLKSVSDDLIRKRVLRTGDGSHQYNEQELNARMIDYINQLDHESEQAVWGWDDKDMNEEDRQDATVRNKVE; encoded by the exons ATGGCACCGAACGTGCTCGGCAATACGATACTGCTGGCCGAGGCTTGCATCGAGCAGGAGGATCGAAACAATAACAATGCATCGGTTGGTGGCACGCAACAGTACAAGAACAAATCCTTCCTGAACGTACCACCAAAGCCGACCACGACAGTTACAGACGAGATTAAG CCAACAGATGTCGCAAAGCTATCGGGTGCGAGTACGGGACGCCGGTATCATCATGTGTACGTGTGGCGTAACATTATCGCCTTCGTCTATCTGCATCTTGGCTTTCTGTATGGCAGCTACCTGTTGGTAACATCGGCTAAATGGAGCACATTTTTCTTGG CACTCATCTTGGGCTCGTGTGGCGCCCTCGGCATTACGGCCGGTGCCCACCGGCTCTGGTCGCACCGGGCGTACAAGGCGAAGTGGCCGCTACGTCTGTTCCTGATGCTAGCGCAAACGCTAGCCTTCCAGAACAGCGTGTACGAGTGGGTGCGGGATCACCGTGTCCATCACAAGTTCACCGATACCGATGCCGACCCGCACAATGCGACCCGCGGCTTCTTCTTCTCGCACATCGGCTGGCTGATGGTGAAGAAGCATCCGGACGTGAAAACGCGCGGCCAGGCCGTCGACATGAGCGATCTCGAGCAGGACGCTATCGTAATGTTTCAAAAGCGCTACTACGCCCTGCTGATGCCACTGTTTTGCTTCGTACTGCCGACCTTCCTCGCGTACTACTATCTGGACGAAACGTTCTCGAACGCCTGGTACGTGGTCGCCATCTTCCGGTACGTCCTGTCGCTCAACGCTACCTGGCTGGTGAACAGTGCGGCCCATATCTGGGGCACAAAGCCGTACGATCG CAATATCTCTCCGACCAACAACACGTTCGTGGCGATCGCAGCTTACGGCGAAGGATGGCATAACTACCATCATGTATTCCCGTGGGACTACAAGACGTCCGAGCTGGGCACGTACAGTACGAACTTTACGACGGCCGCGATTGACTTTTTCGCCCGGATCGGCTGGGCGTACGATCTGAAGTCGGTGTCGGACGATCTGATACGGAAGCGAGTGTTGCGTACCGGCGATGGATCGCATCAGTACAATGAGCAGGAACTGAACGCTCGCATGATCGATTACATTAACCAGCTGGACCATGAGTCGGAACAGGCGGTTTGGGGCTGGGATGATAAGGATATGAACGAAGAGGATCGTCAGGATGCCACCGTTAGGAATAAGGTCGAGTAG
- the LOC126558854 gene encoding uncharacterized protein LOC126558854 → MGRLYAVLLVLLGTVLAPPVRCETRKQFHSRYSSSLSTSRSSSAPYLKTVPLRLLSCLEHVSLIDCGKLYLLQNMESRAYRFANTGNITHDVQQVLLPSYRSADNKLFSDQLLALNASVVNDRLARGLRLLFNERIIDLQLVPGVAVRLTPSDTNLLEFSVRKGIVAVEPEVAGRDKAKKGIRTVLQLSVPLVLLPSMLLAGVLPMILPVLKFATIFSSIVNHAALAASIMYLAKQHAAEQESKQTVYFNAGYN, encoded by the coding sequence ATGGGCCGATTGTACGCTGTTCTGTTGGTGCTGCTAGGTACAGTTTTGGCGCCACCAGTGCGATGCGAAACGCGCAAACAGTTCCACAGCCGATATTCGAGCAGTTTGAGCACGAGCCGATCGAGCAGTGCCCCATACCTGAAAACGGTACCGTTGCGACTGTTGAGCTGCCTCGAGCACGTTTCACTCATTGACTGTGGCAAGCTGTACCTGTTGCAGAATATGGAATCGCGGGCGTACCGTTTTGCCAACACCGGCAACATCACGCACGACGTGCAGCAGGTGCTACTGCCCAGCTATCGAAGCGCGGACAATAAACTCTTCAGCGATCAGCTGCTCGCGCTAAATGCTAGTGTGGTGAACGATCGGCTAGCACGCGGTTTGCGGTTGCTGTTTAACGAACGCATCATCGATCTTCAGCTAGTGCCGGGTGTAGCCGTACGGCTCACGCCGAGTGACACGAACCTGCTCGAGTTCTCCGTACGCAAGGGTATTGTGGCCGTCGAGCCAGAAGTCGCGGGGCGCGACAAGGCAAAGAAAGGCATTCGAACGGTGTTGCAGCTGAGTGTGCCGCTCGTACTGCTGCCCTCGATGCTGTTGGCCGGTGTACTACCGATGATACTGCCCGTGCTCAAGTTTGCGACCATCTTCTCCAGCATTGTTAATCATGCGGCACTTGCCGCATCTATCATGTACTTGGCGAAACAGCATGCCGCAGAACAAGAGAGTAAACAAACCGTGTACTTCAATGCCGGTTACAACTAG